The following proteins are encoded in a genomic region of Streptomyces collinus Tu 365:
- a CDS encoding SDR family oxidoreductase: MHMVIAGGHGKIARRLTRLLSARGDNVTGLIRNPDHADDLRADGAEPVVCDLEHASVEEVAGHLRGADAALFAAGAGPGSGAARKQTVDRNAAVLLADAAERAGTRRFLVISAMGVDSPPPPGTDPVFAAYLKAKGEADADISSRPGLDWTILRPGMLTDDPGSGRVTLAEHTDRGQVPRDDVAAVLAALLHEPRTAGRILELVSGSTPVEEAVRAVAGG; encoded by the coding sequence ATGCACATGGTGATCGCGGGTGGACACGGAAAGATCGCGCGCCGGCTGACCCGGCTGCTCTCGGCGCGCGGCGACAACGTCACCGGGCTGATCCGCAACCCGGACCACGCCGACGACCTGCGCGCGGACGGTGCGGAACCGGTGGTGTGCGATCTGGAGCACGCCTCGGTGGAGGAGGTGGCCGGCCACCTCCGCGGCGCCGACGCGGCACTGTTCGCCGCGGGCGCCGGACCGGGCAGCGGCGCGGCCCGCAAGCAGACGGTGGACAGGAACGCGGCCGTCCTCCTCGCCGACGCGGCCGAGCGCGCCGGGACGCGCCGCTTCCTGGTGATCTCCGCGATGGGCGTGGACAGCCCGCCGCCGCCCGGCACCGACCCGGTGTTCGCCGCCTACCTGAAGGCCAAGGGCGAGGCGGACGCCGACATCAGCTCCCGTCCGGGACTGGACTGGACGATTCTGCGCCCGGGGATGCTGACCGACGACCCCGGTAGCGGCCGCGTCACGCTCGCCGAGCACACCGACCGCGGCCAAGTGCCGCGCGACGACGTGGCTGCGGTGCTCGCCGCCCTGCTCCACGAGCCCAGGACCGCCGGACGCATTCTCGAACTGGTCAGCGGGTCCACCCCGGTCGAGGAGGCGGTGCGCGCCGTGGCCGGCGGCTGA
- the uvrA gene encoding excinuclease ABC subunit UvrA, with product MNKDANDSFVHVRGAGENNLRNIDVDVPRDAMVAFTGVSGSGKSSLAFGTLYAEAQRRYFESVAPYARRLLQQVGAPHVQEITGLPPAVALQQRRGAPSSRSTVGTLTTLSNLLRILYSRAGTYPPGAARLDAESFSPNTAAGACPECHGLGVVHDVAEDLLVPDPSLSIREGAIAAWPGAWQGANLRSVVNGLGIDIDRPWRRLRKKDRDWLLYTDEQPSVYIEPEEDRVDYGYQGKFWSARKHVMHVLADSKSEKMRERALRFVRSVPCPACHGSGLRPEALAVTFAGRSIAEINAMPLAEVVALLRPVAGRSEADATTSTARSGETTEVAVRICGDLVARIDVLLDLGLGYLSLGRRSTTLSPGEAQRLRIATQLRSGLFGVVYVLDEPSAGLHPADAEPLLDVLDRLKAAGNSLFVVEHDMDVVRRADWVVDIGPGAGEGGGRVLYSGPVAGLERVGESATSRYLFGRAEPLDHRPRAPHGWLHLRGVSRHNLHDVSVDVPLCVLTAVTGVSGSGKSTLVTQVLAEVVRGHLGLVPEEPDEAQLEVDVQDASGVESFDRLVLVDQRPIGRTPRSNLATYTGMFDAVRKLYAATDEARARGYPAGRFSFNVPEGRCETCQGEGFVAVELLFLPGTYAPCPTCEGARYNAETLEVTYRGKNIAEVLALSVDAAAEFLSCVPAASRSLETLREVGLGYLRLGQPATELSGGEAQRIKLATELQRARRGHALYLLDEPTAGLHPSDIALLLRQLHRLVDAGNTVVLVEHDLDTIATADWVIDLGPGGGDAGGRVVAAGPPAKVAKARRSATAPYLAARLAHS from the coding sequence GTGAACAAGGACGCGAACGACTCCTTCGTGCATGTCCGGGGCGCAGGTGAGAACAACCTGCGGAACATCGATGTCGACGTCCCGCGGGACGCGATGGTCGCCTTCACCGGCGTCTCCGGTTCGGGCAAGTCCTCGCTCGCGTTCGGCACGCTCTACGCGGAGGCCCAGCGGCGCTATTTCGAGTCCGTGGCACCCTACGCCCGCAGACTGTTGCAGCAGGTCGGCGCACCGCACGTGCAGGAGATCACCGGACTGCCACCGGCCGTGGCCCTGCAGCAGCGACGCGGTGCGCCCAGCTCGCGCTCGACGGTCGGCACCCTCACCACCCTGTCCAATCTGCTGCGCATCCTGTACTCCCGCGCCGGCACCTATCCGCCCGGGGCCGCACGGCTGGACGCCGAGTCGTTCTCTCCCAACACCGCGGCCGGCGCCTGCCCGGAGTGCCACGGACTGGGCGTCGTGCACGACGTCGCCGAGGACCTGCTCGTCCCGGACCCCTCGCTGAGCATCCGCGAGGGGGCGATCGCCGCCTGGCCGGGCGCCTGGCAGGGCGCCAACCTGCGCAGTGTCGTGAACGGCCTGGGCATCGACATCGACCGGCCGTGGCGCCGGCTCAGGAAGAAGGACCGGGACTGGCTGCTGTACACGGACGAACAGCCCTCCGTGTACATCGAGCCGGAGGAGGACCGCGTCGACTACGGCTACCAGGGCAAGTTCTGGAGCGCACGCAAGCACGTCATGCACGTCCTCGCCGACTCCAAGAGCGAGAAGATGCGCGAACGGGCGCTCCGGTTCGTCCGGAGTGTGCCCTGCCCCGCTTGTCACGGCAGCGGGCTGCGGCCCGAGGCGCTCGCCGTGACCTTCGCCGGACGTTCCATCGCCGAGATCAACGCGATGCCGCTCGCCGAGGTCGTGGCGCTGCTGCGGCCCGTCGCGGGGCGGTCCGAGGCCGACGCCACCACGTCGACCGCCCGATCCGGGGAGACGACCGAGGTCGCGGTCCGCATCTGCGGCGATCTGGTCGCGCGGATCGACGTCCTGCTCGACCTGGGCCTTGGATATCTCAGCCTCGGGCGCCGCTCGACGACCCTGTCGCCGGGCGAGGCGCAGCGCCTGCGGATCGCCACCCAGCTGCGCTCGGGGCTGTTCGGCGTCGTCTACGTCCTCGACGAACCCTCCGCGGGCCTGCACCCGGCCGACGCGGAACCGCTGCTGGACGTGCTGGACCGTCTCAAGGCGGCGGGCAACTCGCTGTTCGTCGTGGAGCACGACATGGACGTCGTACGGCGGGCGGACTGGGTGGTCGACATCGGCCCCGGTGCGGGCGAGGGCGGCGGACGCGTGCTGTACAGCGGCCCGGTCGCCGGTCTTGAGCGGGTCGGGGAGTCGGCCACGAGCCGGTACCTGTTCGGGCGCGCCGAGCCGCTCGATCACCGCCCGCGCGCACCGCACGGCTGGCTGCATCTGCGCGGCGTCTCCCGCCACAATCTGCACGACGTGTCCGTCGACGTGCCGCTCTGCGTACTGACGGCGGTGACGGGCGTGTCCGGTTCGGGGAAGTCGACGCTGGTGACGCAGGTGCTCGCCGAGGTCGTCCGCGGCCACCTGGGGCTCGTACCCGAGGAGCCCGACGAGGCGCAGCTGGAGGTCGACGTCCAGGACGCGTCGGGGGTCGAGTCGTTCGACCGGCTGGTCCTGGTCGACCAACGGCCCATCGGCCGGACGCCCCGGTCCAACCTGGCCACGTACACCGGGATGTTCGACGCGGTGCGCAAGCTGTACGCGGCGACGGACGAGGCCAGGGCGCGCGGCTACCCGGCCGGTCGGTTCTCCTTCAACGTGCCCGAAGGGCGGTGCGAGACCTGCCAGGGCGAAGGATTCGTCGCGGTGGAACTGCTGTTCCTGCCCGGCACCTACGCGCCGTGCCCGACCTGCGAAGGCGCCCGGTACAACGCCGAAACGCTGGAGGTCACCTACCGCGGCAAGAACATCGCGGAGGTACTGGCGCTGTCCGTCGACGCCGCCGCCGAGTTCCTGTCCTGCGTCCCGGCCGCCTCCCGCAGTCTGGAGACGCTGCGCGAGGTGGGGCTGGGGTATCTGCGGCTGGGCCAGCCCGCGACGGAACTCAGCGGCGGTGAGGCGCAACGCATCAAACTGGCGACCGAACTGCAGCGGGCCCGGCGCGGGCACGCGCTGTACCTGCTCGACGAGCCGACGGCGGGGCTGCACCCCTCGGACATCGCGCTGCTGCTGCGACAGCTGCACCGGCTCGTCGACGCCGGCAACACGGTCGTCCTCGTCGAGCACGACCTGGACACGATCGCCACCGCCGACTGGGTCATCGATCTCGGGCCGGGCGGCGGCGACGCGGGCGGCCGGGTCGTCGCGGCGGGCCCGCCGGCCAAGGTGGCCAAAGCCCGCCGCAGCGCCACCGCGCCCTATCTCGCGGCCCGGCTCGCGCACTCCTGA